The Deinococcus misasensis DSM 22328 nucleotide sequence TGAAGTGCCCAGAGCAGGCAAAGCCATCCTCTGGTACCGGTCTGTTGCCGATGCCTTTTATGTGCCTTTTTCCCTGACCTCTTTTGAAACCATGCAGGCGGCTTATCTGAAAGGAGAGGCCCCATGGCAGCAGCGTTTCACAGAAGGTCTGCTGAAAGTGGCCTTGCAAATTGAAACCCCAGAGCGCACTTGGGGAGCATTGATCCGCCGGGACCAGCACGGGGATTTTGATGTGACCTCAAGCATCGGACCCGATCAGGAAGCCCCTGAACTGCCCGGAGCCCAGTGGTCCAACTGGACTGAAATCCACCTGACCCCTGAGGAAGCGCTTGCCCTCAGAACAGAGCTTCAAAACATCTGGCTCAGGTACCGGGGCAAGCGAAATGGACAACGGTATTTGCTGAGGCTCGGGTTGGCCAAGACTGTGGATTGATGTGTTTTTAACTCCCTGCGCCTGTATACCGACTCAAACCCGCTTTCCAGAACCCGTAACCCACCCCCATGAACAGCACGGCCATGATGGGGGCCATCCACGCCAGAAAGCCCACCGGTTGCCCGAGCAAATAACTGGCTGGGTAATACGAGGCAATCCCAAACGGCAAAATCCATGTGAAAACCACATTCACGCTGGCATGGTAAATCTTGAGGGGATAGCGGGCAAATTCGTGGGTCTCAAACACACCCCACATGACGGGCAGAGAATCGGTCATCCAGAAGGACAGGCTGGAGGTGATCAGGTTGATGCCCATGAAAATGAACCCTCCACTGAGCACCATCAGGAGCAGGTACAGCAGGTTGAACAGGGTCCACGGGATGTCCAGAGCCAGACTGCTGTACACGATCAGGGCCAGGCCCACCACAAAGTTGCCGATGCCGTCCTCACAGAAACGGTCTGCCAGCAGGTGAAACAGGGGATTCACCGGACGCACCAGATAACGGTCAAAGTCTCCGGTGCGGATGTAGGCCCAGCCCAGACGCCAGAGGTTGTCGGCAAACATGTGGTTCAGGGACTTGGAGAGGGTGAGTAAACCGTAAATCAGCAGCAGTTGACTCAGGGTCCAGCCTTTCAAAGTCGGGATGTTTTCCATCACCACCCAGAGTGTCAGGAGGCCAGCGACCTGTCCAGCAAGGGTGCTGATCCCTCCGATGAAGAAGTTCACCCGGTATTCCAGTTTGGTTTTGATGTTCTGTTTTAAAAGGTCAAAGTACAGTTGCAGGTAACGTTTCACATCAACCTCCCTGAATGGTGGCGTGCTTGACGGTGTGGGCAAACACCAGACGGGACAGCAAACCCAGACCGATCACCCACAGCACCAGTTCCAGCAAAACCGAAGGTCCCTGAGCCAGAGGGGTCAGGCCACTCAGAAATGAAGCAGGCACATAAACCACCTTGCTGAAAGGCGTCCAGTTGGCCACCGTTCTGAGCCACTCGGGCATGAGGGTGAGGGGAATCAGGGCACCACTCAAAAAAGAGGCCACCCCTTCTTTCAGCACGGTCAGGCCCCACGATTCGGTGGTCAGAAAGACGATGCAGGCGATCATGTACTCGAAGAAAAACACAATCACCATTCCCAGCACCAGAGACACCAGAAAATACAGGTAGGCCAGCGGTTCAGAGGGCAGTTGCAAGTGGAAAAATATCAGAGCAATCATCCAGAGCTGCCAGCGCATCACCAGATCGGTGGTCCAGCGGTTCAGGGCCTGCGCCAGATTCTGCAACTGAAAATCCACAGGCCGCAGCAGTTCAATGGCCAGTTCCCCACGGTTGAGAAGCTGCCCGAACCTCTGGATGATCCCCGAGTTGGTCAGTCCAGAGAGCATCCGGGCCAGCATGATGTAATTGAGGGTCTGCTGCATGTTTTGACCGTTGATGCTCGTCTGGTTCTCGTAGACAGCGCTCCAGAAATACACCATCACCAAGAGGCCTACGGTTTGCACAAACAGGCTGGCCCAGAACCACGCACTGTAAGCCATGCGCACTTTGGCTTGCGTTATGCCCACCGCAGCATAAACCGAAATGCGGTTCAGAACGGCATTCATCCGGTCACCTTTTCTCTGGACAGCGCCCCCTGATAAATCTGCGAGATGATCGAGGTGAGGTCCGGTTCCTGCAACTGAAAATCCTGCACCTCCAGTTGTTGCATCACAGAGGCAGCCACCTGACTGGCGCTCGCCTCAGAGCGGTTGAATTTCAGCACCAGTTTTTGCCCCTCGCCAGAGATGATTTCTGCCCCTCTGGGCACCACCAGTCTGGAGGTGTTCAGCTTTTCAGCGGTTTCAAAAGTGATGGTGCGGTGTGTACCAAAGTGGTTTTTGATGGTGGAGAGCTGCCCGTCATAAATGATCTGTCCGTTGTCGATGATGATGATCCTCTGGCACAACTCCTCAATGTCTCCAAGGTCGTGGGTGGTGAGCAGCACACTCACATCCCGTTCCTGACTCTGGCGTTTGATGAAGTCCCGAATCCTTTGTTTGGCCATGATGTCAAGGCCAATGGTCGGTTCATCCAGATACACAATCTTGGGCTCGTGGATGAGTGTAGCAGCCAGTTCTGCCCGCATTTTCTGACCCAGAGACATGGTTCGTACCGGTTTGGACAGCAGTTCATCCAGTTCAAGGGTCTGGGAAAACTCCTCCAGCAAAGCCTGATACCTTGCTTGTGGAACGTCATACATCCGGGTGATCAGTCGCAAAGACTCCACCAGAGCAAGGTCCCACCAGAGTTGCGTCCGTTGCCCGAACACCACCCCAATGTCTCTGGCATTGGCCACCCGGTTTTTGAATGGATCCCGGCCCAGAATCCTGACCTGTCCACCACTGGGGGCCAAAATACCGGTCAGGATTTTGATGGTGGTGCTTTTGCCTGCACCATTCACCCCGATGTAACCGACCACCTCTCCTTTGCCCACCTGAAAACTCAGGTCATTGACGGCGGTTTTGTACTGGTACTCGGGTTTGAACAGCCCTTTGATGGATCCCCTTAAACCAGCCTCTTTTTTGTGAATGGCGAATATTTTTCTCAGGTTTTGAACATCAATCGGAAGTGGTTCCATTTGAACAATTGTAGGATGGGTGACCATGTTTTAAGCCATAAAACATAGGTGGAAGGGCCGGAAGGCTTATTGGAAGTTTACAGTCCACAGTAGACAGTTCACAGCGAGATCTGGTTTTGCCTTCTGCTCTGGGCTCTCGGCCCTCGGCAACAGACCATCCTGTCAGCTTCCAGTGTGAACCTGTGATTTCTTCAAACGCTCCAGAGCTTCTTTCAATCGGGCCACATCCTCAAAAATGTGGTCTTCTTTGATTTTCCCCCACCCAATCCGCAGCACCTGCAATCCTTGATTCTGGTACAGGGTTCCGTCTGGCAAAGGGGCTTGCACGGTGAAAAAGGTGTTGACCAGTGTGTTCCAGGGCCATCCACTGACCACCACACGCTGCACCTCGAAATGGACCTCTGGAAAAACCTGCTGAAACCGTTCAAACCACGCCCGAATGGAGGAGGGTCCTTTGAAATCTCCTCCCAGAGCATGTTCTCCTGCAAATGAAAAGTGGGCATCTGGCGCGAACAAAGCCATCACTTTGTTCAGATCGGCGTTTTTACCAAGGCTGAGGGTCTGGAAAGCAGAGCGCACAATGGATCGGACAATGGCATGATACATGACTTATCCTATATGAGATGTTGCAAAATGGGCAAGCAAACAAAAATCCTCTCCCTGACAGGGAGAGGATGGCAAGCGGAGCGAGCCAGGAGAGGGTTTACACCGTTTCTTCGTTGCGGATGGGGTGGGCGCTGATCACTTTGTCGCCGTCCCCGATGCGCATGACCTTCACGCCTTGAGAGTTGCGACCAAAGACGCTGATCTCTTCCACGCGGGTGCGAATCACGATGCCGTTTTCGCTGAGCACCATCAGTTCTTCATCGCCAGAGACGCAGGTGAGGGTGACCAAGGCTCCGGTTTTGTCGGTGACTTTCAGGGTGATGACACCCTGACCGCCCCGGTTTTGCAGGGGGTAGTCGCTGACGGGAGTGCGCTTGGCCAGACCCAGTTCGCTGACGGCCAGAAGCTCCTGTTCCTCGCCGGAAACCAGAGCCATGCTGACCACCTGATCGTCTTCGCGCAAGCGGATGCCGATCACACCCTGTGTGGCACGGCCAGTGTCACGAACGTCGTTTTCGGTGAAGCGGATGCTCTGGCCTTCTTTCGTGGCCAGCACAATGTTGCTGCCTTCACGGACCACGCCGACCTCAACGAGGTTGTCTCCGTCCATCAGGTTGATGGCGATCAGACCGGCAGCGTTGATGTTGCCGTACTCGCGGATGGCGGTTTTCTTGATCATGCCCTTGGAGGTGGCAAACACAAAGTAACCGTCTTGCTCAAAGTCTTTGATGGACAGCACACTCTGGACGTTTTCGCCGTCTTTGAGGGGCATGATGTTGCGGGTGTGCACCCCTTTGGCGTCCCGTCCGGTTTCAGGAAGGTCGTAGATCTTCTCGCGGAACACCCGTCCCTGATCGGTGAAGAACAGCAGGTAATCGTGGGTGG carries:
- a CDS encoding helix-turn-helix transcriptional regulator, which produces MNSLQVSDPQVAAFLMDPIKRERVRPFLGQENTVKAAAEDLGISISLMHHHTKKMLALGLVQVVREVPRAGKAILWYRSVADAFYVPFSLTSFETMQAAYLKGEAPWQQRFTEGLLKVALQIETPERTWGALIRRDQHGDFDVTSSIGPDQEAPELPGAQWSNWTEIHLTPEEALALRTELQNIWLRYRGKRNGQRYLLRLGLAKTVD
- a CDS encoding ABC transporter permease — translated: MKRYLQLYFDLLKQNIKTKLEYRVNFFIGGISTLAGQVAGLLTLWVVMENIPTLKGWTLSQLLLIYGLLTLSKSLNHMFADNLWRLGWAYIRTGDFDRYLVRPVNPLFHLLADRFCEDGIGNFVVGLALIVYSSLALDIPWTLFNLLYLLLMVLSGGFIFMGINLITSSLSFWMTDSLPVMWGVFETHEFARYPLKIYHASVNVVFTWILPFGIASYYPASYLLGQPVGFLAWMAPIMAVLFMGVGYGFWKAGLSRYTGAGS
- a CDS encoding ABC transporter permease yields the protein MNAVLNRISVYAAVGITQAKVRMAYSAWFWASLFVQTVGLLVMVYFWSAVYENQTSINGQNMQQTLNYIMLARMLSGLTNSGIIQRFGQLLNRGELAIELLRPVDFQLQNLAQALNRWTTDLVMRWQLWMIALIFFHLQLPSEPLAYLYFLVSLVLGMVIVFFFEYMIACIVFLTTESWGLTVLKEGVASFLSGALIPLTLMPEWLRTVANWTPFSKVVYVPASFLSGLTPLAQGPSVLLELVLWVIGLGLLSRLVFAHTVKHATIQGG
- a CDS encoding ABC transporter ATP-binding protein, which translates into the protein MEPLPIDVQNLRKIFAIHKKEAGLRGSIKGLFKPEYQYKTAVNDLSFQVGKGEVVGYIGVNGAGKSTTIKILTGILAPSGGQVRILGRDPFKNRVANARDIGVVFGQRTQLWWDLALVESLRLITRMYDVPQARYQALLEEFSQTLELDELLSKPVRTMSLGQKMRAELAATLIHEPKIVYLDEPTIGLDIMAKQRIRDFIKRQSQERDVSVLLTTHDLGDIEELCQRIIIIDNGQIIYDGQLSTIKNHFGTHRTITFETAEKLNTSRLVVPRGAEIISGEGQKLVLKFNRSEASASQVAASVMQQLEVQDFQLQEPDLTSIISQIYQGALSREKVTG
- a CDS encoding nuclear transport factor 2 family protein; translation: MYHAIVRSIVRSAFQTLSLGKNADLNKVMALFAPDAHFSFAGEHALGGDFKGPSSIRAWFERFQQVFPEVHFEVQRVVVSGWPWNTLVNTFFTVQAPLPDGTLYQNQGLQVLRIGWGKIKEDHIFEDVARLKEALERLKKSQVHTGS